A window from Thunnus albacares chromosome 19, fThuAlb1.1, whole genome shotgun sequence encodes these proteins:
- the LOC122970007 gene encoding phosphatidylinositol 4-kinase beta-like yields the protein MADAEVSLSPALRPLHISPSHPAPPPPPASSSSPTTFSCPSSPSSASSSSSSSSSSCSESSSDCPAHHHHHHHHHHHHHHHPRPQLQLPPPPHSEQPSSPSASPRSSSPSGSIGSTGSLGSSSSSASEGIGSSGMSSGGDPRGPSPPLDVISEDAMEMDLGADQVIDPEVALKACQEVLLKVKLQNREVPEQQQLDNKQQQDDQQQQQHCTDSSERCGPQWLISPDTSSIKEEEEEEDEEEEEEEEEEGSGGKEGRKRGAVSHPDPSPSAHSEASSMPSSSSSSSKQSWLLRLFESKLFDVSMAISYLYKSKEPGVQAYIGNRLFSFPDSDVDCYLPQLLNMYVHMDTEVGDAIRPYLIHRCRGSITFSLLSAWLLGAYSSDMHISTQRHSRGTKLRKLILFDELPASSHTNTPRAVSASVSESPVSSPSHRRCHRRHNSSNMEASAPSSSSSPPGPAPDSPVPGDAEVFVSPSRRTHQRSKSDATTASSGLGAGLRRTGSNPKVEAVHEEPERLRPQREFVKSLLCIGKRLATLPTKEQKTQRLISELSLLNHKLPARVWLPTAEHQHHVCRIPHTQAVVLNSKDKAPYIIYVEVLECESFETSPVPVRIPETRIRSARSAENLDCGGAAANTNGSGMTSEHRAGSFSTVPNYDNDDEAWATDDIGQLQVEAEAQTSSSDNISQFSVDSITSLESKEPVFIAAGDIRRRLSENLAHTPTTFRRDPEDPSAVALKEPWEEKVRRIREASPYGHLLNWRLLSVIVKCGDDLRQELLAYQVLRQLQSIWQQERVPLWIKPYKILVMSSDSGMIEPVLNAVSLHQVRKQSQLSLLDYFLQEHGSYTTEAFLTAQRNFVQSCAGYSLICYLLQVKDRHNGNILLDSEGHIIHIDFGFILSSSPRNLGFETSAFKLTSEFVDVMGGLDGDMFIYYKMLMLQGLIAARKHMEKVLQIVEIMQQGSHLPCFHGSSTIRSLKERFHMSLTEEQLQLLVEQLVDGSMRSITTKLYDSFQYVTNGIM from the exons ATGGCCGACGCCGAGGTGTCCTTGTCCCCGGCTCTGCGGCCGCTCCACATCAGCCCCTCCCACCCGGCCCCGCCCCCTCCCCcggcctcttcctcctcccccaccaccTTCTCCtgtccctcctccccctccagcgcctcctcttcatcctcctcctcttcctcctcttgttcCGAGAGCTCCTCTGACTGCCCCgcccaccaccatcatcatcaccaccaccatcatcatcatcaccaccaccccCGCCCCCAGCTGCAGCTGCCCCCGCCCCCCCACAGCGAGCAGCCGTCCTCCCCCAGCGCCAGCCCCCGCAGCTCCAGCCCCAGCGGCAGCATCGGCAGCACCGGCAGCctcggcagcagcagcagcagcgccaGCGAGGGCATCGGCAGCAGCGGCATGTCGAGCGGCGGCGACCCCCGAGGTCCCAGCCCGCCGCTGGACGTCATCTCAGAGGACGCCATGGAGATGGACCTGGGGGCCGACCAAG TGATCGACCCTGAAGTGGCTCTGAAGGCTTGTCAGGAAGTTCTGCTGAAGGTGAAACTGCAGAACAGAGAAGTGCCTGAACAGCAACAACtggacaacaaacaacaacaggacgatcaacaacaacaacaacactgcacAGACTCATCAGAGCGCTGCGGTCCACAGTGGCTCATCAGCCCGGACACCAGCTCCatcaaagaggaagaggaagaggaggatgaggaagaggaggaggaggaggaggaggaggggagtggTGGAAAGGAGGGACGAAAACGAGGTGCTGTTTCCCATCCAGATCCGTCTCCTTCAGCCCACTCGGAAGCTTCCTCAAtgccttcatcatcatcatcatcatcaaaacagtcTTGGCTGCTGCGCCTGTTCGAGTCCAAGCTGTTTGACGTTTCCATGGCGATCTCCTACCTGTACAAGTCGAAGGAGCCGGGGGTGCAGGCGTACATCGGGAACCGCCTCTTCAGCTTCCCCGACAGCGACGTGGACTGTTACCTGCCGCAGCTGCTCAACATGTACGTGCACATGGACACGGAGGTGGGAGACGCCATCAGACCGTACCTG atcCACCGTTGCAGAGGAAGTATAACCTTCTCGCTGCTGTCCGCCTGGTTGTTGGGCGCTTACTCCTCCGACATGCACATCTCCACCCAGCGTCACTCCAGAGGCACCAAACTGCGCAAACTCATCCTGTTTGATGAACTTCCTGCTTCCTCCCACACAAACACTCCGCGAGCAGTTTCGGCGTCTGTCTCCGAGAGTCCGGTGTCCTCGCCGTCCCACCGCCGCTGTCACCGGagacacaacagcagcaacatggaGGCTTCAGccccgtcctcctcctcctccccccccggCCCCGCCCCGGACAGCCCCGTCCCGGGGGACGCCGAGGTGTTTGTTTCCCCGTCCAGGAGGACACACCAGAGATCCAAATCAGACGCCACCACGGCGAGCAGCGGGCTCGGCGCCGGCCTCCGACGGACGGGGAGTAACCCGAAGGTGGAGGCGGTCCACGAGGAG ccGGAGCGTCTGCGTCCTCAGCGGGAGTTCGTTAAGTCTCTGCTCTGCATCGGGAAACGTTTGGCGACGCTGCCGACTAAAGAGCAGAAGACTCAGCGGCTGATCTCTGAACTGTCGCTGCTCAACCACAAACTGCCGGCGAGAGTCTGGCTGCCGACGGCAGAACATCAACATCACGTCTGCAGGatcccacacacacaagctgtagTCCTCAACTCTAAAgacaag GCTCCGTACATCATCTACGTGGAGGTTCTGGAGTGCGAGAGCTTCGAGACGTCTCCTGTTCCTGTTCGGATCCCGGAGACGAGGATCCGCTCGGCTCGCTCCGCAGAGAACCTGGACTGCGGCGGCGCGGCGGCTAACACTAACGGCAGCGGGATGACATCAGAACACCGAGCAGGAAGCTTCTCCACCGTCCCGAACTACGACAACGACGACGAGGCGTGGGCCACCGACGACATCGGACAGCTCCAGGTGGAG gctGAGGCTCAGACCAGCAGCAGTGATAACATCAGTCAGTTTTCAGTCGACAGCATCACGAGTCTGGAGAGCAAAGAGCCGGTGTTCATCGCAGCCGGAGAcatcag GCGGCGTCTGTCGGAGAACCTCGCTCACACGCCGACCACGTTCAGGAGAGACCCCGAGGACCCGTCAGCTGTCGCCCTCAAAGAACCCTGGGAGGAGAAAGTCAG gcggATCCGAGAGGCGTCTCCCTACGGTCACCTGTTGAACTGGAGGCTGCTGTCAGTCATCGTCAAGTGTGGAGACGACCTGAGACAAGAGCTGCTGGCCTATCAGGTGCTCCGACAGCTGCAG tcgATCTGGCAGCAGGAACGAGTTCCTCTGTGGATCAAACCCTACAAGatcctggtgatgtcatcagacagCGGCATGATCGAACCTGTCCTCAACGCCGTCTCTCTGCACCAG GTGCGTAAGCAGAGCCAGCTCTCGCTGCTCGACTACTTCCTGCAGGAACACGGCAGCTACACCACCGAAGCTTTCCTCACCGCTCAGAGGAACTTCGTCCAGAGCTGCGCCGGATACAGTCTCATCTGCTACCTGCTGCAGGTCaaagacag ACACAACGGGAACATCCTGCTGGACTCTGAAGGTCACATCATCCACATTGACTTCGGCTTCATCTTGTCCAGCTCTCCTCGAAACCTCGGCTTCGAGACGTCCGCCTTCAAACTCACCTCTGAGTTTGTGGAT GTGATGGGCGGTCTGGACGGCGACATGTTCATCTACTATAAGATGTTGATGCTTCAGGGTTTGATTGCTGCCAGGAAACACATGGAGAAGGTTCTGCAGATAGTGGAGATCATGCAgcaag GCTCCCACCTGCCCTGCTTCCATGGTTCCAGCACCATCCGCAGCCTGAAGGAGCGTTTCCACATGTCTCTGACGGAggagcagctgcagctgctggtggAGCAGCTGGTGGACGGATCCATGCGCTCCATCACCACCAAACTCTACGACTCCTTCCAGTACGTCACCAACGGCATCATGTGA